DNA sequence from the Amycolatopsis sp. Hca4 genome:
GTCTACGGACGGCGCGACAACCCCTCGAACCCGTCGCCGCCGGAGCCCGGGACTGAGGTCTTCCCGTTCGTGTTCACCGCCGCGCGGCTGACCGAGCACCACACCGCGGGCGGGATGAGCCGGACGCTGCCCTACCTGTCGGAGCTGCAGCCGGACCTGTTCGTCGAGGTCTCCCCCGAGCTCGCGAAGCTGCGGGGGCTCTCGCACCTGGGCTGGGCGCACGTCGTCACCGCGCGGGCCGCCGTCGAGGCGCGGGTGTTCGTCACCGACCGGATGGCGCCGCTGCGGGTGCAGGACCGGGTCGTGCACCAGGTCTGGATGCCCTACCACTGGGGCAGCTCCGGGCTGGTGTCCCGTGACGTGGTGAACGACCTGTTCGGCGTGGTGCTGGACCCGAACGTCTTCATCCAGGAGAGCAAGGTCGCCACCTGCGACGTCCGGCCGGGACGGCGGCCGCGCGGCGCCGGCCTGCTCGCGTTGCTCGCCGGCTACCGCGAGCGCGCCGGCATCACGCCCGAAACGGGGACGCAGGTGGCCACCGTGCACGAGACCCGGCACGTCGAACCCGGCCACGCCACGGAGGACCGACCATGAGCATCGAGAACCGGCTGTCCGGGCCACTGCCGGACGTCGCCGGCGAAGCCGGGCACACCGGGCACCCGCCGCGCGTCGGGTTCTTCACCGACACGTCGGTGTGCATCGGGTGCAAGGCCTGCGAAGTCGCCTGCAAGGAGTGGAACAACGTCCCCGAAGACGGGCTCGACCTGCTCGGGATGTCGTTCGACAACACCGGCGCGCTGGGCGCGAATTCGTGGCGGCACGTGGCCTTCATCGAGCAGCAGCGCCCGCTCGGCGCGCAGTCGCCGGGCCTCGACGGGCTGCCGACCGGACCGTCGGCGGTCGACGTGACGACCGCGTTCGTCGCCGACGAGCTGCGGCAGGCCCCGCGCGGCGGCGGCGAGCTGGGCACCTCTCCCCTGCCGCGGGCGCCCGAGGACCTGGGGATGCCGTCGTTCGACCTGCCGGGCGGGAAGACCGGCGCCGAGGGCCGCACCGACTTCCGCTGGCTGATGGCCTCGGACGTGTGCAAGCACTGCACCCACGCGGGCTGCCTCGACGTCTGCCCGACGGGCGCGCTGTTCCGCACCGAGTTCGGCACGGTCGTGGTGCAGCAGGACATCTGCAACGGCTGCGGCTACTGCGTTTCCGGCTGCCCGTACGGGGTGATCGACCGCCGTCCGGACGACGGCCGGGCCCAGAAGTGCACGCTCTGCTACGACCGGCTGCACGACGGCCTCGAGCCCGCGTGCGCCAAGGCCTGCCCGACCGACTCGATCCAGTTCGGCGAGCTGGACGAGCTGCGCGAGCGAGCGGCCCGCCGGGTCGAAGCCCTCCACGAACGCGGCGTCCCCGAGGCGCGGCTGTACGGCCACGACCCGTCCGACGGCGTCGGGGGCGGCGGCGCGTTCTTCCTGCTGCTGGACGAACCCGAGGTCTACGGGCTGCCGCCGGACCCGGTGGTGCCCACCCGCGAGCTGCCGTCGATGTGGAAGTACGCCGGGATGGCGGCCTCGGCCCTGCTCGCGGCCGCGGCCGCGTCGTTCGGACGGCGGCGCCGGTGACGCCGCGCGAACCCCGCAGCGACGCGGGAGCCGCCGACACCCGCGCCCGCGTCTTCGGCGGCCGCCGCAAGCGCGGTGGCTCCGCGGAAGAGCTCATGGTGCCCCGCGCCGAGTTCCGCTCCTACTACGGGCGGCCCGTTCTCAAGCCGCCCGTCTGGGAGTGGAAGGTCCCCGCCTACCTGTTCACCGGCGGGCTCGCCGCGGGCACGTCGCTGCTGGCCGCCGGGGCCGACCTCACCGGGCGGCCCGCGCTGCGCCGGGTGGGCCGCACCGGCTCGCTCGCCGCGCTGCTCGCCAGCGTCTACCTGCTGGTCGCCGACCTCGGGCGGCCGGAACGGTTCCACCACATGCTGCGCGTCGCGAAACCGACGTCGCCGATGAGCGTCGGCACCTGGATCCTGAGCGCGTTCGGCCCGGGCATGGGCGTCGCCGCGGCCGCCGAGGTGCTGCCCGCCGGGCTGCGGCGTTCCCTGCCCGGGCGGCTCCTGCGTGCGGTGGCCCGGCCCGCCGGGCTGTCGTCGGCGGTCGTCGCCCCGGCGGTGGCGTCCTACACGGCGGTGCTCCTGTCGCAGACGGCGGTGCCTGCCTGGCACGAGGCGCACGCGGAACTGCCCTTCGTGTTCACCGGCTCGGCGGCGGCGAGCTCCGGCGGGTTCGCGATGGTGCTGGTCCCGGTCGAGGAGGCGGGCCCGGCCCGCACGCTGGCGGCCCTCGGCGCGGCGACCGAACTGGTGGCGTCGAAGGTGCTGGAGAAGCGGCTCGGCCTCACGGCGGAGGCGTACACGACGGGCAAAGCGCACGGGCTGCGGAAGTGGTCGGAACGCCTGACGGCGGCCGGTCTGGCCGGCGCGCTGTTCGGGCACCGCAGCCGCGCGGTGTCGGTGGCCGCCGGGACCGCCCTGTTCGCCGGCAGTGCGTTGCAGCGCTTCGGCGTGTTCGAAGCGGGCGTCGAGTCCACAAAGGACCCGAAGTACGTGGTCGTGCCGCAGCGGCAGCGCGCGAACCGGCGGTGACCAGCGCGATCACCGCCGCGGAGACTCCGCGTACCCGAAAGTCCGGCCGAGCCGGGCGCCGAAGCGACCAGCCGGACGAGCACCGGTGAGGCGAACTGGCCGAAGAACAAGGCCGGCGTCAACAGCCCGAGTGCCTTGGCCCGGGCGCGACCGAGGCGACCGCCCAGCCGTTGACCTTCGGCAGGGAGTCCGGCAGCACGCGAACCGGCGGTGACCAGCGCGATCACCGCGTGACCGGAAGTCCGGCGGCGTCAGCCGCGCGCGCTGTTCCGCAACCGCGGCAGCACCGCCAGCCACGCCAGCGCCGCCTCGACGGTCCGGTGGATGGGCAGCACCCGGTCCAGCTCCAGCACCCGGATCGGCCGCAGCACCGCACGCTGCCGCGCCGCGATCGCGAACGGCACGCCGCTCACGTGCGCCTCCGAAGCCGCCACCAGCAGCTCCGTGATCGCTCCCGCGCCGCAGAACGACACCTGGGACAGATCCAGCACGAGGGCCCGCGGGGCGAGGTCGAGCTCCTCGCCGAGCCGGGTCCGGAGCCGGTGCAGGACCGGCAGGTCGATCTCGCCGCGGATCGCGACGGTCGTCGCCTCCGCCGTGGCGGTCACGCTCATCGTCATCGCGGACGGGACGTCGACGCGGAACTGCGGAGCGGCGATCTGGTCGAGCACACAGGCCTCCCACCCATGGGGACGGACGCACAGTGCGGCTGCGGGCTGAACCGCGATGACCACCGTACGCCTGTCCGGCGGCCGCTTCCGCAGCCGCCGCCGAATTCGTCGAATCCGGGCGCGCCCCGGCGAATTGCCGGAACGGGCCGGATAACGGTTCGGAGCTCCCGTCGGTCCCGGCATCCCACCGAACGCCCGTCTTCTGCTAAGAAGTGCATCGTTTCGTCGATCGACGCAGGGGTGCGGGTGGCTCTCGAGGAACAGCTCGTCAACGGGCGGTACCGGCTACTGGGGCACCTCGGCCGCGGCGCGATGAGCCTGGTGTGGCGGGCCAGGGACGAGCGGCTGGACCGCGTCGTGGCCGTCAAGCAGTTCCTGCACGACCCGGGCGCGGGCGGCGACGTCTGCGAACGGGCGATCCGCGAGGCCCGGCTCGCCTCCCGGTTGCGGCACCCGCACGCGGTCGCCGTCCACGACGTGTTCGAGGACGCCGGCTCGATGTACCTCGTCATGGAGTACGTGCCCGCCCGCTCGCTGAGCGAGGTCCTCGTCGAACGCGGGCCGCTGCCCCGCTGCGACGTGCTGCGGCTCGGGCGGCAGATCGGGGCGGCGCTGGCCGCCGCGCACGGCGACTGGATCCTGCACCGGGACGTCACGCCCAACAACGTGCTCGTCACCGACGACGGCGTCGCCCGGATCACCGACTTCGGCGTCTCGCGCGCGCTCGGCGAGCACCCGGCCGCCGACGAAGGCGTCGTCGTCGGCACCCTCCCCTACCTGGCCCCGGAAGTCGCCCGCGGCGGCGAGGCCGGCCTGCCGTCCGACGTCTATTCGCTCGGCGCCACGCTCTACACCGCCCTGGAGGGCACGCCGCCGTTCGGCACCAGCGACGACCCGATCACGCTGCTGCGGCGGATCACCGAGAACCAGCTCACCCCGCCCCCGCACGGCGGGCCGCTGACCCCGGTGCTGATGCGGATGCTCGAACGCGATCCGGCCGCGCGCCCGTCGATGCAGGAGGCGGTGGACCTGCTGGCCGCCGTCGGCAAGCCGGTTCCGGCGCCGCCCCGCCGGTCCCGGCTCCGCCGCGTCGCGGTGACCGGGGCCGCCGCCTGCCTGACGTCGGTGAGCGTGGCGGCCGGTCTCGCCCTCGCCGACCGGCCGGGAACCACCACCGCGGCGCCCATCGAGCGGCCACCGACGACGGTCACCACCGACCACACCGTCAGCAGCACCACGACGGCGTCCGCCCCGGCGACCGGAGGCCCGGCCCGGCACCCGGCGGCGGCCACGCCGTCCACCGCGTCCGGGTGCACCGCGCGCTACGAGGTCACGAACGCCTGGCCGGGTGGCGCCCAGGCGCAGGTGACCGTGCACAACGACCGGCCGACGCGGCTCACCGGGTGGACGGTGACCTGGGACCAGCCCGACGGGGCCGGCATCCGGGACCTCTGGAACGGCACCCTGAGCCAGACCGGCTCGGCGGTGACCGTCACCGACGCGGGCTGGAACGCCCTCGTCGAGCCGGACGGGTCGGCTTCGTTCGGGCTGAACCAGGACATCACGAGCGGCCGGGCGGTCGTCCCGGTCCTCAGCTGCCACACCAACTGATTTCGTTATCGTTCCGACACAACCGGATCGCCATTTTCTCCGTAGCGGCCTTCGCCGTTTCCGGCATCCGGAACGAATACGTCGAACGCATTTCGTACCCCCACCCAGGTGAGTGAATTGCGCCGACGAGCCGAACTGCGCTCCGGAAGCGGCCGTGTTCCCCGGCGAAGGAAACGACAGAGGGGAGCGCGCCCGTGCACGAAGGGGCAGTGATCGCCGGCCGGTACCGCGTGCTCGGCCGGGCGGGTCACGGCGCGATGGGGGCCGTGTGGCGGGCGAAGGACGAACGGCTCGACCGCCTGGTGGCGATCAAGCAGCTGTTCCCCGAGTCCCCCGCCGATCCGGCGGCCACCCGCGCCCGGACGATCCGCGAGGCCCGGGTCACCGCCCGGCTGCGCCACCCGCACGCGGTCGTCGTCCACGACGTCGTCGAGCAGGGCGGCGCGGCCTACATCACGATGGAGTACCTGCCCGCACGCACGCTCACCGCCCTCATCGAGGAGTACGGCCCGCTGGTGCCGGAGTACGTGGCCGAGCTGGGTGCCCAGCTCGCGTCGGCGCTGGCCGCGGCGCACGCGGAAGGCGTCGTGCACCGCGACATCAGCCCCAACAACGTCCTGATCACCACCGACGGCTCGGCGAAGATCACCGACTTCGGGGTGGCCCACGCGCGCGGGGAGGGCACCGCCACCGGCCGCGGGCTGTTCGTCGGCACGCCGGCCTACCTCGCGCCGGAGGTCGCCGAAGGCGAAGAACCCGGCTTCCCGTCCGACGTCTATTCACTCGGCGCGACGCTCTACACCGCGCTCGAAGGGCAGCCGCCGTCCGGAACCGACGAGAACCAGCTCGCCCTGCTCAAACGGGTCGGCGCCGGCACCGTCACCCCGCCCGTCACCAGCGGCCCGGTCACCGACGCGATCCTCCGGTTGCTGCACCGGGATCCGGCCGCCCGGCCCGCGATGGCCGGGGCGGCCCGGCTGCTGACCCGCGCCACCGCACCCGGCGTGGTGCCCGCGCCCGCCCCGGTGGACAGCGCGCCGCCGGTCCGCCGTCGCCGGTCCCGCGCGGCCTTCGCCGGGACGGCGCTGGTGCTGACCGCGGCGGCCGCCGTGGTGGCGGCGACCGCGGTCCCCGCCGACCGGGAGCCCACGAGCGCGGCGGCCCAGCTCGCGTCGGCGCCGTCCACGACACCGCCGTCCACGGCACCGCCGACCGCGTCCCGGACCACGGGCCCCGCGGCCTGCGCCGCGCGCTACCAGGTGGTGAAGACGTGGAACGGCGGTTTCCAGGGGCTGGTGACCGTCCGCAACAGCGGGCGGGCCGAGGTCACCGGGTGGACGGTCAGCTGGACCAACCCGGCCGGGACGAGCATCGACGACCTCTGGAACGGCACGCTGGCGCGGACCGGCGCCACCTCGGCGATCGCGAACGCCGAGTGGAATGCGGTGCTCAGGCCGGGCGAATCGACCACCTTCGGCTTCGTCGCGCTGGCCCGCGGCGGCAACCGCGGGATGCCGGTGACCGACTGCCGTCCCCGCGAATGAATCGCCGCCCCTGCCGTTTTCCGTGCCTCCGCCGAAGGTGGCTTGACCACCTCCGTTCACCGGTATTAAGGTCGGCACCCGCTCCTTCCTGTTAGCGCTAACTTCCGACCGGACAACGGATCGGACAATGTTCCTCGAGAAAGTCCTCACGACGATGACGAATTTCCGCGACGCGGCGGACGAACCGCCCGGCGGCGGCCGCGGCGCGGTGACGATCACCGACGTGGCGAACGCGGCCGGCGTCTCGGCGAGCACGGTGTCCTACGTGATCACCGGCAAGCGGACGATCTCCCCGGCCACCCGGCGCCGGGTCGAGGAAACCATCCGCGCCCTCGGCTACCGGCGCCGCGGCGGCTCGCCGTCGCCCCGGGCCGGCGTCCTCGCGGTGGCGGTGCCGCCGCTGGGCGACCGGCAGCTGGGCATGGAGATGGAGTTCTTCTCCGCGGCGGCGGGCGCGGCCCGCGAATCCGGCTTCGACCTGCTGCTGGTCACCGACGACGACGGCACGTCGGGCCTGCACCGGGTGACGTCGGCGGCGCTGGCCGACGCGGTGATCGTGCTGGACGCCGGCGACGACGACCCGCGGGTGCCGGTCCTGCTGGCCTCCGGCCGCCCCGCGGTGCTGGTCGGCGCGCCGGGACAGCACCGCGGGCTGGCGTCGGTGGCGCTCGACTTCGGACCGGCCGGGGTGGCCTGCCTGACCCACCTCGCCGGCCTCGGCCACCGGTCGGTCGCCCACCTCGGCCCGTCGGTCTCGCCGCCCGGCCCCCGGCTCCGGTACCTGAAGGGCTTCGTCGACAGCTTCGGCGCGGCCGCGGCCAAGCACGGTGTGAAAGCGATTTCCCACCACCTTTCCCCGAAGGGCCGGGCGGCGGGCGCGCCGTCGGCCGAAGAGGTCGCCCGCGGCCTTAACAAGCTGCTCACCGCCGGTGGCCCGACCGCGCTGGTCGTGCACGACGAGGCGGCGCTGCCGCTGGTGCTGGGCACCCTCCGGCAGCGCGGCAGGCAGGTCCCCGGTGACATCTCCGTCGTCGCGGTCTGCTCGGAAACCGTGGCGGGCCGGCAGCGGATCCGGCCGGCCGCGGTGCTCGTCCCGGCCGCCGAGCTGGGAGTGCTGTCGGTCCGGCTGGCGGTGGGCCAGCTCGACGGCGGACCGCCCGAGCCCGCCACGGTGGTCCCCGCGTTCGTCACCGGGGAAAGCACCGCGGCGGCCGTCGCCGTCCGTGAAGGGGCGCGCCTGTCCGGCGCGTGAGAATTCTCGGCGATCCCGGGTTCGGCCAGGGCAAGGGCAGGTGACCGCGGACGGGACGGCCAAGATCGCCGGATTCGGGCCGAGCACCGGCCGTTTCCCCGCCGCAAGCCCTACGGGACCTCGCGGCTTCCCGACCCGGCGGTTGCGCCGCCGGGCGTGTCTCACCGCGGCGCGGATCCCGCTTTACCCCCGCAGGATTCGCGCACCACGAGCGTCGGCCACAGCTGGAGCCGGTGCACCGGCCGCTCGGCCGTGTCGGTGAGCCGGGCCAGTGCGAGCTCGGCGGCCACCGCGCCGAGCCGGTGCTTCTGCGGGCACACCGCCGTCAGCGGCGGGTCCGAGGCCGCCGCCACTTCGTCGTCGTAGGAGACCACCGCCAGCTCGCCGGGTACGGCGACACCGCCGTCGCGGGCCCGTTCGATCAGGCCGATGGCTTCGCGGTCGGCGTGCACGAGCAGCGCGCCGACGCCGGCCCGGCGGCAGCGCGCCAGCAGCGTGTCGTACTCCCCCGCCCAGCCCGGCGAGCCGTACACCGGCACGTCGAGGTCCAGTGCCGCGCCCGCGTCCAACCCCAGTGAACCGATCGCGTCGCGCCAGCCGGCCCGCAGCGCCCGGCTCGTGGGGCTGGACCGCGACGTCACCAGCCCGACCGCTTGGTGCCCCAGGGAAACCAGGTGCCGGACGGCGAGTCCCGCGCCGAGCGCGTGCGCCGTCGTGGCCGCGTCCAGGGCGAGCGTCGGCAGCTCCGGCGGGGGCAGGCGCTCGACCAGGACCACCGGGACGCTCAGTGAGCCCAACCAGCGCAGCAGGTCCAGCGCGCCGCGGCCGCTGGTGGCCGGGGCGACCAGCAGCGTCTGCACCCCGCGGTCGAGGAGCTTGCCGATCTGGCGGCGGTCCTCCGCCGCGTCGTAGCTGGACGCCCGCAGCACGAGCCTGCCGCCCGCACCGGCCACTGTGGACTGTGCACCTTGGACGACCGTCGGCCAGTAGTACTCCACCGACGGCGCGACCATGCCGACGAGCGCGCCGGGTGCCACGTGGCCGAACACCGACGCCGCTCGCCCGGGTTCGGGGTGGCTGCCGCGCGGCCGGGTCAGCGTGACCCCGCCGTGCACCCGGGTCAGCAGCCCGCGGTCGGCGAGCTCGGTGACGTCCCTGCGCACGGTGACCGCGGTGACGCCCAGCCGCGCCACCAGCTCCGTGAGCCGGACCGCGCCGTGTTCGCGGACCAGCGAAAGGATCAGCTGGTGCCGTTCGGAGGCGAGCATCACCG
Encoded proteins:
- a CDS encoding 4Fe-4S dicluster domain-containing protein, yielding MSIENRLSGPLPDVAGEAGHTGHPPRVGFFTDTSVCIGCKACEVACKEWNNVPEDGLDLLGMSFDNTGALGANSWRHVAFIEQQRPLGAQSPGLDGLPTGPSAVDVTTAFVADELRQAPRGGGELGTSPLPRAPEDLGMPSFDLPGGKTGAEGRTDFRWLMASDVCKHCTHAGCLDVCPTGALFRTEFGTVVVQQDICNGCGYCVSGCPYGVIDRRPDDGRAQKCTLCYDRLHDGLEPACAKACPTDSIQFGELDELRERAARRVEALHERGVPEARLYGHDPSDGVGGGGAFFLLLDEPEVYGLPPDPVVPTRELPSMWKYAGMAASALLAAAAASFGRRRR
- the nrfD gene encoding NrfD/PsrC family molybdoenzyme membrane anchor subunit, with amino-acid sequence MTPREPRSDAGAADTRARVFGGRRKRGGSAEELMVPRAEFRSYYGRPVLKPPVWEWKVPAYLFTGGLAAGTSLLAAGADLTGRPALRRVGRTGSLAALLASVYLLVADLGRPERFHHMLRVAKPTSPMSVGTWILSAFGPGMGVAAAAEVLPAGLRRSLPGRLLRAVARPAGLSSAVVAPAVASYTAVLLSQTAVPAWHEAHAELPFVFTGSAAASSGGFAMVLVPVEEAGPARTLAALGAATELVASKVLEKRLGLTAEAYTTGKAHGLRKWSERLTAAGLAGALFGHRSRAVSVAAGTALFAGSALQRFGVFEAGVESTKDPKYVVVPQRQRANRR
- a CDS encoding STAS domain-containing protein; translation: MLDQIAAPQFRVDVPSAMTMSVTATAEATTVAIRGEIDLPVLHRLRTRLGEELDLAPRALVLDLSQVSFCGAGAITELLVAASEAHVSGVPFAIAARQRAVLRPIRVLELDRVLPIHRTVEAALAWLAVLPRLRNSARG
- a CDS encoding protein kinase; the encoded protein is MALEEQLVNGRYRLLGHLGRGAMSLVWRARDERLDRVVAVKQFLHDPGAGGDVCERAIREARLASRLRHPHAVAVHDVFEDAGSMYLVMEYVPARSLSEVLVERGPLPRCDVLRLGRQIGAALAAAHGDWILHRDVTPNNVLVTDDGVARITDFGVSRALGEHPAADEGVVVGTLPYLAPEVARGGEAGLPSDVYSLGATLYTALEGTPPFGTSDDPITLLRRITENQLTPPPHGGPLTPVLMRMLERDPAARPSMQEAVDLLAAVGKPVPAPPRRSRLRRVAVTGAAACLTSVSVAAGLALADRPGTTTAAPIERPPTTVTTDHTVSSTTTASAPATGGPARHPAAATPSTASGCTARYEVTNAWPGGAQAQVTVHNDRPTRLTGWTVTWDQPDGAGIRDLWNGTLSQTGSAVTVTDAGWNALVEPDGSASFGLNQDITSGRAVVPVLSCHTN
- a CDS encoding serine/threonine-protein kinase, producing MHEGAVIAGRYRVLGRAGHGAMGAVWRAKDERLDRLVAIKQLFPESPADPAATRARTIREARVTARLRHPHAVVVHDVVEQGGAAYITMEYLPARTLTALIEEYGPLVPEYVAELGAQLASALAAAHAEGVVHRDISPNNVLITTDGSAKITDFGVAHARGEGTATGRGLFVGTPAYLAPEVAEGEEPGFPSDVYSLGATLYTALEGQPPSGTDENQLALLKRVGAGTVTPPVTSGPVTDAILRLLHRDPAARPAMAGAARLLTRATAPGVVPAPAPVDSAPPVRRRRSRAAFAGTALVLTAAAAVVAATAVPADREPTSAAAQLASAPSTTPPSTAPPTASRTTGPAACAARYQVVKTWNGGFQGLVTVRNSGRAEVTGWTVSWTNPAGTSIDDLWNGTLARTGATSAIANAEWNAVLRPGESTTFGFVALARGGNRGMPVTDCRPRE
- a CDS encoding LacI family DNA-binding transcriptional regulator, encoding MFLEKVLTTMTNFRDAADEPPGGGRGAVTITDVANAAGVSASTVSYVITGKRTISPATRRRVEETIRALGYRRRGGSPSPRAGVLAVAVPPLGDRQLGMEMEFFSAAAGAARESGFDLLLVTDDDGTSGLHRVTSAALADAVIVLDAGDDDPRVPVLLASGRPAVLVGAPGQHRGLASVALDFGPAGVACLTHLAGLGHRSVAHLGPSVSPPGPRLRYLKGFVDSFGAAAAKHGVKAISHHLSPKGRAAGAPSAEEVARGLNKLLTAGGPTALVVHDEAALPLVLGTLRQRGRQVPGDISVVAVCSETVAGRQRIRPAAVLVPAAELGVLSVRLAVGQLDGGPPEPATVVPAFVTGESTAAAVAVREGARLSGA
- a CDS encoding substrate-binding domain-containing protein; the protein is MLASERHQLILSLVREHGAVRLTELVARLGVTAVTVRRDVTELADRGLLTRVHGGVTLTRPRGSHPEPGRAASVFGHVAPGALVGMVAPSVEYYWPTVVQGAQSTVAGAGGRLVLRASSYDAAEDRRQIGKLLDRGVQTLLVAPATSGRGALDLLRWLGSLSVPVVLVERLPPPELPTLALDAATTAHALGAGLAVRHLVSLGHQAVGLVTSRSSPTSRALRAGWRDAIGSLGLDAGAALDLDVPVYGSPGWAGEYDTLLARCRRAGVGALLVHADREAIGLIERARDGGVAVPGELAVVSYDDEVAAASDPPLTAVCPQKHRLGAVAAELALARLTDTAERPVHRLQLWPTLVVRESCGGKAGSAPR